One window from the genome of Cyclobacterium amurskyense encodes:
- a CDS encoding META domain-containing protein encodes MKNVVGFKSRWMVLVGMVFLLPVLGGCQDEELPEGEIRLSEIQDNPDYASLPFVGTQWKLIGFVDGRRERLRLTEPTNENSYTITFLTNGEFSGTTYANGMAGKYEASEIDSSLKILEFGLKSFAGEIHDSPMYTESLKNSSDFNLSPKGLALYYDSQKFMLFKPQ; translated from the coding sequence ATGAAGAACGTAGTAGGTTTTAAAAGTAGATGGATGGTTTTGGTAGGCATGGTTTTTCTTTTACCGGTTCTCGGCGGATGCCAGGACGAGGAATTACCGGAGGGCGAGATCCGCTTAAGTGAAATCCAAGACAACCCTGACTATGCGTCTCTTCCTTTTGTTGGCACCCAGTGGAAACTGATCGGATTTGTGGATGGGAGACGGGAGAGGTTAAGATTAACAGAACCCACCAATGAAAATAGTTATACAATTACATTTCTTACAAATGGTGAATTTTCAGGAACTACCTATGCGAACGGGATGGCTGGGAAATATGAAGCTTCTGAAATCGACAGCAGTTTGAAAATTCTAGAATTTGGATTGAAATCGTTTGCGGGAGAAATACATGACAGCCCGATGTACACCGAATCATTAAAGAATTCTAGCGATTTTAATCTATCTCCCAAGGGGTTGGCCCTCTACTACGATTCACAAAAGTTCATGCTATTCAAACCCCAATAA
- a CDS encoding sugar phosphate isomerase/epimerase family protein: protein MNRRSSVKKIMAVAGTGILTPQLDFLKNLLPDSKKAAAPSPFYLFTKALQWLPLEQVPETVKSLGFDGVDLPVRKNGFFNTDEIKQKLPIIVRKSETLGLKRPVLTTEMNLNQMADMDEFLRTISGEGITDYRMGYLPFTTKNIIKELKSLNASMKQLAELHKKHGVTGHYQNHAGTRIGGSVWEIYHLLKDINPDHIGVQFDLRHASVEGYQSYENVFHMISDQIRSFDLKDYVWGKVDNKGDRPINVPYGEGNVKFELLQEHPGFMGSLPKILHCEYDLGGAEHGHKHPTMSKEAILSAIAKDVKVYKTAKYK, encoded by the coding sequence ATGAACAGAAGATCTTCCGTAAAGAAAATAATGGCTGTAGCAGGAACAGGTATATTAACTCCGCAACTAGACTTTTTAAAAAATCTATTGCCGGACTCAAAGAAAGCAGCAGCTCCATCACCTTTTTACCTATTCACAAAAGCCCTCCAATGGCTTCCTTTGGAGCAGGTGCCTGAAACGGTCAAATCTTTAGGCTTTGACGGAGTTGATTTACCTGTAAGGAAAAATGGTTTTTTTAATACGGATGAAATAAAGCAAAAGCTGCCCATAATTGTCAGAAAGAGTGAAACTTTGGGCTTAAAGCGGCCGGTACTGACCACTGAAATGAACCTCAATCAAATGGCTGATATGGATGAATTCCTTAGGACCATTTCCGGCGAAGGAATCACCGATTACCGCATGGGCTATCTTCCATTTACCACCAAAAATATCATCAAGGAATTAAAATCCCTCAATGCTTCCATGAAGCAATTGGCTGAGTTGCACAAGAAACATGGGGTAACAGGCCATTATCAAAACCATGCAGGCACAAGAATAGGTGGTTCTGTTTGGGAAATTTACCATTTATTGAAAGACATCAACCCTGATCATATTGGGGTGCAGTTTGATTTGCGTCATGCATCTGTAGAAGGCTATCAATCATATGAAAATGTTTTCCACATGATCAGTGATCAAATAAGAAGTTTTGATTTAAAGGATTATGTCTGGGGGAAGGTTGATAACAAAGGTGACAGGCCGATTAATGTTCCCTATGGAGAAGGAAATGTGAAATTCGAACTTTTACAAGAGCACCCAGGATTTATGGGCAGTCTTCCTAAAATCCTACATTGTGAATACGACTTAGGGGGAGCTGAGCATGGCCACAAGCACCCAACCATGAGTAAAGAAGCCATACTTTCTGCTATCGCTAAAGATGTAAAAGTTTATAAAACAGCAAAATACAAATAA
- a CDS encoding aspartate carbamoyltransferase catalytic subunit, with amino-acid sequence MEQLSTRHLLGIKDLSPADIQLIFDTADNFKDILNRPIKKVPSLRDITIANVFFENSTRTKLSFELAEKRLSADVVNFASASSSVKKGETLIDTVNNILAMKVDMVVMRHSSPGAPHFLSKHIKANIVNAGDGTHEHPTQALLDAFSIREKLGDVAGKKVAIIGDILHSRVALSNIFCLQKLGAEVMVCGPITLLPKYIADLGVKVEHDVFKALQWCDVANVLRIQLERQQIKYFPSLREYSLYYGINKQLLNRLDKEIVVMHPGPINRGVELNSDVADSEHAIILQQVENGVAIRMAVLYLLAGVR; translated from the coding sequence ATGGAGCAGCTTAGTACCAGACATTTATTGGGAATTAAAGACCTGAGTCCGGCAGATATTCAATTGATTTTTGATACAGCAGATAATTTCAAAGACATTTTGAATAGGCCAATCAAAAAGGTGCCTTCCCTAAGAGACATAACAATCGCCAATGTTTTCTTTGAAAATTCTACCAGGACAAAACTGTCCTTTGAGTTAGCAGAAAAAAGACTTTCCGCAGATGTTGTGAATTTCGCATCAGCCAGTAGCTCCGTAAAAAAAGGGGAAACACTGATAGACACTGTAAATAATATATTGGCCATGAAGGTTGATATGGTCGTGATGAGGCACTCCAGTCCAGGAGCGCCTCATTTTTTGTCCAAGCACATCAAAGCCAATATCGTCAATGCAGGAGATGGAACCCATGAACACCCTACACAGGCTTTGCTTGATGCTTTTTCTATCCGTGAAAAACTTGGTGATGTAGCTGGGAAAAAAGTGGCAATTATAGGTGACATCTTACACTCCAGGGTTGCGCTTTCCAATATTTTCTGTCTACAGAAATTGGGGGCAGAGGTGATGGTCTGCGGTCCTATCACATTACTGCCCAAATACATTGCCGATTTAGGTGTGAAAGTGGAGCATGATGTGTTTAAAGCATTGCAATGGTGCGATGTGGCCAATGTGTTAAGGATACAGCTAGAACGTCAACAAATAAAATATTTCCCTTCTTTAAGAGAATATTCTTTGTACTACGGGATCAACAAACAGCTTCTAAATCGTTTAGATAAAGAAATAGTAGTGATGCATCCGGGACCAATCAATAGAGGGGTAGAACTAAACTCTGATGTGGCAGATTCTGAACATGCCATCATACTACAACAAGTAGAAAATGGTGTGGCCATCAGAATGGCGGTATTGTATTTGCTTGCAGGAGTACGTTAG
- a CDS encoding PIN domain-containing protein: MKVVVDTKIVFSALLTPNGSISDILLNSSGTFDFFTPTFLLEELAHHHQKLLKLSAYSEQDLSFMKRMVLKKIEFIDLELISDLFWKKAIKMTTPIDEFDAPFVALSLALGASLWTGDKKLAKGLRLQKIDWAVNTADLEVIRDRS, from the coding sequence GTGAAAGTTGTTGTTGACACCAAGATAGTTTTCAGTGCTCTCCTGACACCAAATGGGTCAATTAGTGATATTCTGCTAAATTCCTCTGGAACTTTTGATTTCTTTACGCCCACTTTTTTATTGGAAGAATTGGCACACCATCATCAGAAACTTTTAAAATTATCAGCCTATTCTGAACAAGACCTTTCTTTCATGAAAAGAATGGTTTTAAAAAAAATTGAATTTATTGATTTGGAATTGATAAGCGATCTCTTCTGGAAGAAAGCAATCAAGATGACCACTCCAATAGATGAGTTTGATGCTCCATTTGTTGCATTGAGCTTAGCGTTAGGAGCTTCTCTTTGGACGGGTGACAAAAAACTCGCAAAGGGATTGAGGCTACAAAAAATTGATTGGGCTGTGAATACTGCAGACCTAGAAGTAATTAGGGATAGAAGCTGA
- a CDS encoding YiiX/YebB-like N1pC/P60 family cysteine hydrolase, with protein sequence MKNSTTVILLVFGLLFLGCESKPQWNKWQAGDILFQNGDCGDFCDAIKKVTAGYNGHSFSHNGILIEENGNWRVLEAVNQGVQITALEDFLNRYTTEEGKPKVHVGRLKPSYQDLIPDAIAFGKTLKGKPYDQAFNLENDAYYCSELIHFSFMNANGGLPIFDTPPMTFKDPDIGKTFPVWEKYYERLGLEIPEGKPGLNPGGMSLSPVLDIIYNFENP encoded by the coding sequence ATGAAAAATTCAACGACAGTAATTTTACTTGTTTTTGGTTTGCTATTCTTAGGCTGTGAGTCAAAACCCCAATGGAACAAGTGGCAGGCAGGTGACATCTTATTCCAAAATGGAGATTGTGGAGATTTTTGTGATGCCATTAAAAAAGTTACTGCTGGTTACAATGGCCATTCCTTTTCACACAATGGGATTCTAATAGAGGAAAATGGTAATTGGAGGGTATTGGAAGCGGTGAATCAAGGTGTACAAATCACAGCCCTAGAAGATTTCTTAAATCGCTATACAACTGAAGAAGGCAAGCCAAAAGTGCACGTCGGAAGGCTTAAGCCATCTTACCAAGACCTGATTCCAGATGCCATTGCCTTTGGAAAAACCCTAAAAGGAAAACCTTACGACCAGGCCTTTAATTTAGAAAATGACGCCTATTATTGTTCAGAGCTTATCCATTTCTCTTTTATGAACGCCAATGGTGGCTTGCCTATTTTCGACACTCCTCCGATGACATTTAAAGATCCAGATATTGGTAAGACTTTTCCTGTATGGGAAAAATATTATGAAAGGTTAGGCTTAGAGATTCCAGAAGGAAAGCCGGGGCTAAATCCTGGAGGCATGAGCCTTTCTCCTGTACTGGATATAATCTATAATTTTGAAAATCCTTAA
- a CDS encoding IS4 family transposase, whose amino-acid sequence MCNITLFSQIIKKIDRSIFKKLVKEKQTDKGCKGFDSWTHLVSMLFCHFAKSTSVRDISNGLRSATGNLNHLGITKAPSKSSISYQNKRRDSDLFRDLYYSLLGSLGQQASVKRSKLRIKVPVYLLDATVISLCLSVFDWATFRTKKGAVKMHTLLEYDGKLPVYVNITEGSVGDNKGAYNIPLEKGSVIVADRYYNDFPMLNVWDSKGVFFVIRHKGNLAFSSIKERELPTTTAQHVLKDEEIELTNPQSKAKYFGRLRRVAVWDEENGQTIELITNNFAWAAQTIGDLYKSRWEIEVFFRDIKQLLHIKTFIGTSKNAVMIQIWTALITILLLKVMKATAKFGWHLSNLVAFIRLNIFVKIELQKWLDSPFIEPDKPPQNVVQGVLFS is encoded by the coding sequence ATGTGTAATATTACATTGTTTTCACAGATTATTAAAAAGATTGACCGTTCAATTTTCAAGAAATTGGTAAAAGAAAAGCAAACAGATAAGGGTTGCAAGGGATTTGACAGCTGGACGCATCTGGTTTCGATGTTGTTCTGCCATTTTGCCAAAAGCACATCGGTAAGGGATATTTCCAATGGGCTTCGGTCTGCCACTGGGAACCTTAACCATCTTGGCATTACCAAAGCTCCATCCAAATCAAGTATCAGCTATCAAAACAAACGAAGGGATTCGGATCTTTTCAGGGACCTTTACTATTCACTGTTGGGAAGTTTAGGACAGCAGGCATCTGTCAAGAGGTCCAAACTCAGGATCAAGGTTCCTGTTTATTTGCTGGACGCCACAGTGATTAGCCTTTGCCTTTCGGTGTTTGATTGGGCTACTTTCCGTACCAAAAAGGGAGCTGTAAAGATGCATACGCTGCTGGAATATGACGGTAAACTCCCTGTTTACGTGAATATTACCGAAGGGAGTGTCGGTGACAATAAGGGAGCTTACAACATCCCCCTGGAAAAAGGGTCGGTGATCGTCGCAGACCGGTATTACAATGACTTCCCTATGCTCAACGTCTGGGACAGCAAGGGGGTGTTCTTCGTGATCAGACACAAAGGCAACCTTGCTTTCAGTTCCATCAAAGAACGGGAACTTCCCACAACAACCGCCCAGCATGTGCTCAAAGACGAAGAAATCGAACTGACCAACCCACAGTCCAAAGCCAAATATTTTGGAAGGCTTAGAAGAGTGGCTGTGTGGGATGAGGAAAACGGGCAGACCATAGAACTGATTACCAATAACTTTGCTTGGGCAGCGCAGACCATTGGGGACCTCTACAAATCAAGATGGGAAATTGAAGTGTTTTTTCGGGACATTAAACAACTATTGCATATCAAAACCTTTATCGGGACCTCCAAAAATGCGGTAATGATCCAGATATGGACGGCATTGATCACCATCCTTCTACTCAAAGTCATGAAGGCAACAGCAAAATTCGGGTGGCACCTATCCAATCTGGTCGCCTTTATCCGGCTCAATATTTTTGTTAAAATCGAACTGCAAAAATGGCTTGATAGTCCATTTATCGAACCCGACAAACCACCCCAGAATGTAGTACAGGGGGTTCTGTTTTCTTAA
- the carB gene encoding carbamoyl-phosphate synthase large subunit, whose amino-acid sequence MPKDSSIKHVLIIGSGPIVIGQACEFDYAGSQASRSLREEGIKVTLINSNPATIMTDPVTADNVYLLPLEKKSIIKILQEHPDIDCVLPTMGGQTALNLAIDCDNAGIWEKFGTKMIGVDIDAIETAENREKFKALMEELEVDVCIGRTATSFLQGKEIAQEIGFPLVIRPSYTLGGTGGGFVDGPDNFEKALSAGLQASPTHEVLIEQSILGWKEYELEVLRDSIGNMVVICSIENFDPMGVHTGDSITVAPAMTLPDPVFQRMRNLAIRMMNGIGNFAGGCNVQFSVSPDNQTIIGIEINPRVSRSSALASKATGYPIAKVAAKLAVGYNLDELKNSITGSTSAFFEPAIDYVIVKIPRWNFDKFKGSDRKLGLSMKAVGEVMGIGRNFQEALQKACQSLEIKRNGLGADGKELKNQDEILYSLANPSWNRLFHIYDAFKLGISFRTIQDLTKIDKWFLKQIEELVHLDNTLAKETLQSISFDLMKTAKHKGYADRQIAHLLGCMESEVFNKRRDEMNIKRVFKLVDTCAAEFEAQTPYFYSSFGEENESKVSDRKKIVVLGSGPNRVGQGIEFDYSCVHGVLAAKECGYETIMINCNPETVSTDFDIADKLYFEPVFWEHIYEIILHEKPEGVIVQLGGQTALKLAEKLDKYNIPILGTSYRALDLAEDRGRFSKLLKENDVPYPEFGTIHGTDEALELCKTIGFPLLVRPSYVLGGQGMKIVINEKELEEHVVTVLRDIPNNEILLDHFLEGAIEAEADAICDGESVYIIGIMQHIEPAGIHSGDSYAVLPPYNLGDLVIRQIETITEKIALALETKGLINIQFAIKNDKVYVIEANPRASRTVPFICKAYQEPYVNFATKVMLGDKKVSDFDFKPVKKGYAIKEPVFSFHKFPNVNKELGPEMKSTGEAIYFIDDLMDDFFLKIYAERNLYLSR is encoded by the coding sequence ATGCCAAAAGACAGTAGCATCAAACATGTACTTATTATCGGAAGCGGCCCAATTGTAATCGGGCAGGCTTGTGAATTTGATTATGCAGGATCCCAGGCTTCCAGGTCTTTAAGGGAAGAGGGCATAAAAGTAACCCTTATCAATTCCAACCCTGCAACCATTATGACCGATCCGGTGACTGCAGACAATGTATACCTTTTGCCACTTGAGAAAAAATCGATCATTAAAATTTTACAAGAGCATCCGGACATTGACTGTGTACTCCCCACCATGGGTGGTCAAACGGCTCTAAATTTGGCAATTGATTGTGACAATGCTGGTATCTGGGAAAAATTCGGCACCAAAATGATAGGTGTTGATATCGACGCTATTGAAACTGCCGAAAACAGGGAAAAATTTAAGGCTTTAATGGAAGAATTAGAGGTTGACGTATGTATTGGTCGTACAGCTACCTCCTTTTTGCAAGGCAAGGAAATTGCCCAAGAAATTGGCTTTCCATTAGTTATCAGGCCTTCTTATACTCTAGGTGGTACTGGAGGTGGATTTGTAGACGGTCCTGACAATTTTGAAAAGGCATTAAGTGCTGGACTTCAAGCTTCACCTACCCATGAAGTACTTATAGAACAAAGTATTCTTGGATGGAAAGAATACGAATTAGAGGTATTGAGAGACAGTATAGGAAATATGGTGGTGATATGTTCTATAGAGAACTTTGACCCTATGGGAGTGCATACAGGAGATTCTATCACTGTAGCTCCAGCCATGACATTGCCTGACCCAGTATTCCAACGAATGAGAAATTTGGCCATTCGAATGATGAATGGCATTGGGAATTTCGCAGGAGGTTGTAATGTTCAGTTTTCTGTAAGTCCCGATAATCAAACTATCATAGGTATTGAAATTAACCCTAGGGTATCTAGATCATCGGCCCTTGCATCAAAGGCTACAGGATACCCTATAGCGAAAGTAGCAGCTAAGCTTGCTGTGGGTTACAATCTTGATGAATTAAAAAATTCAATCACAGGAAGTACCTCTGCCTTTTTTGAACCTGCGATAGATTATGTGATCGTGAAAATTCCACGTTGGAATTTTGACAAATTCAAAGGTTCTGATAGAAAACTAGGACTTTCCATGAAAGCTGTAGGTGAAGTGATGGGCATTGGAAGAAACTTCCAGGAAGCCCTTCAAAAAGCCTGTCAATCTCTGGAAATCAAGAGAAATGGCCTAGGAGCAGATGGAAAAGAGCTCAAAAACCAGGATGAAATATTATATAGTTTAGCTAATCCAAGCTGGAACAGGCTTTTCCATATCTATGATGCTTTCAAGTTGGGCATTTCATTCCGAACAATTCAAGACCTGACGAAAATTGACAAATGGTTTTTGAAGCAGATTGAAGAGTTGGTTCACCTAGACAATACTCTTGCCAAGGAAACACTACAAAGCATCAGCTTTGATCTGATGAAAACAGCCAAACACAAAGGGTATGCCGACAGGCAAATTGCCCACCTATTGGGTTGTATGGAAAGTGAAGTCTTTAATAAAAGACGGGATGAAATGAACATTAAACGGGTTTTTAAACTCGTTGACACCTGTGCTGCTGAATTTGAAGCACAAACCCCTTATTTCTATTCCTCTTTCGGAGAAGAAAATGAATCAAAGGTTTCTGACAGAAAGAAAATTGTAGTACTAGGGTCTGGCCCAAACAGGGTTGGTCAGGGAATAGAGTTTGATTATTCTTGTGTACATGGAGTACTTGCAGCCAAGGAATGTGGTTATGAAACCATCATGATCAACTGTAATCCTGAAACAGTTTCTACTGATTTTGATATTGCTGATAAATTATACTTTGAACCTGTTTTTTGGGAACATATCTATGAGATCATCTTGCATGAGAAGCCAGAAGGCGTTATCGTACAATTAGGTGGTCAAACAGCCCTTAAATTGGCTGAGAAGCTAGACAAATACAATATTCCAATCCTTGGCACCAGCTATAGAGCACTAGATCTGGCAGAGGATAGAGGTAGATTCTCTAAACTTCTGAAAGAAAATGACGTCCCTTACCCTGAATTCGGAACCATTCATGGAACGGATGAGGCGCTAGAACTTTGCAAAACGATTGGTTTCCCTTTATTGGTAAGACCTTCTTATGTTCTTGGTGGACAGGGAATGAAAATTGTAATCAACGAAAAGGAGCTTGAAGAACATGTAGTAACTGTACTTCGCGATATTCCAAACAACGAAATCCTCCTAGATCACTTCCTTGAAGGTGCCATAGAAGCCGAAGCAGATGCTATTTGTGATGGTGAAAGTGTTTATATCATTGGGATAATGCAACACATAGAACCTGCCGGTATTCATTCTGGAGATTCCTATGCTGTATTACCTCCGTACAATCTTGGTGATCTCGTCATTCGTCAAATTGAGACGATTACTGAGAAAATCGCATTGGCTTTAGAGACAAAAGGATTGATAAACATTCAGTTTGCAATCAAAAATGATAAAGTTTATGTAATTGAAGCAAATCCAAGAGCCTCACGTACAGTTCCATTTATTTGTAAAGCTTATCAGGAACCTTATGTAAACTTTGCTACCAAAGTAATGCTTGGGGATAAGAAAGTTTCAGACTTTGATTTCAAACCTGTGAAAAAAGGATATGCGATCAAGGAACCTGTGTTCTCTTTTCATAAATTCCCGAATGTA
- a CDS encoding DUF4202 domain-containing protein: MRNVKTGDYGAAVAKIDAANAEDPNLEEVKGDKVPKELLYGKRMADMMEETYPEANEVLKLAARSQHIRRWEIPRDSYPMDRKGYLLWRTNLKGFHANLAREILQSSGYDASALQKIDDLINKRRLKSDPETQALEDVVCLVFLKYYFDDFIAKHENEEEKLIDILQKTWKKMSPKGHEKALSLNHSERALALINKALA, encoded by the coding sequence ATGAGAAATGTTAAAACCGGTGACTATGGTGCAGCAGTAGCAAAAATTGATGCCGCCAACGCGGAAGATCCGAACCTGGAAGAAGTAAAAGGGGATAAAGTGCCCAAAGAGCTGTTGTATGGGAAGCGGATGGCCGACATGATGGAAGAAACTTACCCGGAAGCAAATGAAGTATTAAAGCTAGCTGCGAGAAGTCAGCATATTCGGCGTTGGGAAATTCCAAGGGATTCCTATCCTATGGACCGAAAAGGCTATTTGCTATGGAGAACCAACCTCAAGGGGTTTCATGCCAATCTTGCCAGGGAAATCTTGCAAAGCAGCGGTTATGACGCTTCCGCATTACAAAAAATTGATGATTTAATTAACAAACGCAGATTGAAATCAGACCCTGAGACACAGGCGCTCGAGGATGTGGTATGTCTGGTGTTTTTAAAATACTATTTTGATGACTTCATTGCGAAGCACGAAAATGAGGAAGAAAAACTCATTGACATCTTACAGAAAACCTGGAAAAAGATGTCTCCAAAAGGCCATGAAAAAGCCTTGTCTTTAAACCACTCAGAGCGAGCATTGGCTTTGATTAACAAGGCTTTGGCTTAG
- a CDS encoding DNA polymerase/3'-5' exonuclease PolX — MELHEENAFKIRGYQSAINSIEREGKPIANLNLDELQKFPAIGKGIAEAILAIQEAGSHELLDKLLEETPNGILEILEIKGLGPKKIKTLWKELNITSTHELMEACQSGQVAKIKGFGQKTQDSIIQALEYKASNQGKWLYADIEQPAKELLDRLREALSQDTVAVVGDFEMEAEIIDCITFLIGSDKPSYSLEAINKVDGLIQNTENLSPYRWEGRMENPDIKVLITLAAKKDFIKQKLLKSSSKVHLLHPTENGLPLGELFYKGTFKTEEEAYKEAGLPYIPAPLREGTGELDWVKTHSLDELLTLEDLKGPLHNHSTYSDGKHSLKEMSEFCKSEGFEYFGIADHSRSAFYANGLDEDRIHQQHKEIDGLNESLKPFRVFKGIESDILTDGSLDYSDEVLATFDYVVASVHSGLSMDINKATARLLKAIENPYTTILGHPTGRLLLRREGYPIDHRAVIDACAVHDVVIEINANPWRLDLDWRWVSYAMDQGVILSINPDAHEKAGVAHMKFGVIAGRKGGLTKAMTLNTKSGDELATYFENRKKKKQ; from the coding sequence ATGGAATTGCATGAAGAGAATGCATTTAAAATCAGGGGATATCAATCTGCCATCAACAGTATTGAAAGAGAAGGCAAGCCGATTGCTAACCTAAACCTGGACGAACTACAGAAATTCCCCGCTATCGGCAAAGGAATCGCAGAGGCCATCCTCGCTATTCAAGAGGCAGGTAGCCATGAGCTTTTGGATAAACTTCTGGAAGAAACTCCAAATGGGATTTTGGAAATTTTAGAAATAAAAGGACTTGGCCCCAAAAAGATCAAAACACTTTGGAAGGAATTAAACATTACTTCCACCCATGAATTAATGGAAGCCTGCCAATCAGGCCAAGTGGCAAAAATAAAAGGCTTTGGACAAAAGACCCAAGACAGTATCATACAAGCGCTTGAATACAAAGCCTCAAATCAGGGGAAATGGTTATATGCAGATATTGAACAACCAGCAAAAGAATTACTTGATCGATTGCGCGAAGCCTTGAGCCAAGATACTGTAGCAGTAGTAGGTGATTTTGAGATGGAGGCGGAGATTATTGATTGCATTACTTTTTTAATCGGCTCAGACAAACCTAGTTATTCTCTTGAAGCAATTAACAAGGTTGACGGGTTGATTCAGAACACGGAAAACTTAAGCCCTTACCGATGGGAAGGCAGAATGGAAAACCCTGATATCAAGGTTCTAATAACCCTGGCTGCTAAAAAAGATTTCATTAAACAAAAATTACTCAAATCATCTTCAAAGGTGCATCTTCTTCACCCCACAGAAAATGGCTTGCCACTTGGAGAATTGTTTTATAAAGGTACTTTTAAAACTGAAGAGGAAGCCTATAAAGAGGCCGGTTTACCATATATACCAGCACCTCTAAGAGAAGGTACAGGCGAATTGGACTGGGTAAAAACTCATTCCTTGGATGAATTATTGACATTGGAAGATCTTAAGGGACCCTTGCACAACCATTCCACTTACAGTGACGGCAAGCATAGCTTAAAAGAAATGTCAGAATTTTGCAAATCGGAAGGTTTTGAGTATTTCGGGATAGCCGATCATAGCCGATCTGCTTTTTATGCTAATGGCTTGGATGAGGACCGTATCCACCAGCAGCACAAGGAAATAGATGGGCTCAATGAATCTTTAAAGCCATTTCGTGTTTTTAAAGGTATAGAAAGTGACATCCTCACTGATGGTAGCCTTGATTATTCTGATGAAGTTCTGGCCACTTTTGATTATGTAGTTGCATCTGTTCATTCTGGATTAAGCATGGACATCAACAAAGCAACTGCACGCTTGCTCAAAGCCATTGAAAACCCATATACGACAATTTTAGGGCATCCTACTGGACGCCTTCTTCTAAGAAGAGAAGGTTACCCCATCGATCACCGTGCTGTAATTGATGCTTGTGCAGTCCATGATGTGGTTATAGAAATCAATGCCAACCCATGGAGATTGGACCTTGATTGGAGATGGGTAAGCTACGCAATGGATCAAGGTGTCATCCTGTCCATTAATCCTGATGCCCACGAAAAAGCTGGTGTCGCTCACATGAAATTCGGCGTAATTGCCGGACGCAAAGGCGGCCTGACAAAAGCCATGACCCTCAATACCAAAAGCGGTGATGAATTAGCCACTTATTTTGAAAATAGAAAAAAGAAAAAGCAATGA
- the pyrR gene encoding bifunctional pyr operon transcriptional regulator/uracil phosphoribosyltransferase PyrR, whose translation MQKRLVLDQTQISLTISRFCHQLIENHDDFDNTVLLGLQPRGALVLDKIIQRMKEIQNISLEYGYLDATFHRDDFRRRDLPLRANETKIDFLIENKKVVLVDDVLYKGRSVRAAMDAMIAFGRPQKVELMVLIDRKFTRDFPIQPDYCGRQVNTLESQYVSVEWQSRGFEKDAIWITEKESN comes from the coding sequence ATGCAAAAAAGACTTGTTCTTGACCAGACCCAGATATCGCTAACCATCAGCAGGTTTTGTCATCAATTGATAGAAAACCATGATGATTTTGATAATACGGTCCTTTTAGGGCTTCAGCCAAGAGGTGCTTTGGTGCTGGATAAAATCATTCAGCGCATGAAGGAAATCCAAAATATTTCTTTGGAATATGGATATCTTGATGCCACCTTTCATAGAGATGACTTCCGGAGAAGAGATCTTCCCTTAAGGGCAAATGAAACTAAAATTGATTTTTTAATTGAAAATAAAAAGGTGGTTTTGGTAGATGATGTTCTTTACAAAGGTAGATCTGTCCGAGCAGCTATGGATGCGATGATAGCCTTTGGGAGACCCCAAAAGGTGGAATTAATGGTGTTGATCGATAGAAAATTCACCAGAGATTTCCCTATCCAACCCGATTACTGCGGCAGGCAGGTCAATACACTGGAAAGCCAATATGTAAGTGTAGAGTGGCAATCTAGAGGATTTGAAAAGGATGCCATTTGGATCACTGAAAAAGAAAGTAATTAA